In the Triticum aestivum cultivar Chinese Spring chromosome 2B, IWGSC CS RefSeq v2.1, whole genome shotgun sequence genome, TATGCATGAAGTCTGACCATCAATATCAGGTAGTGGGATTGACGGGGATTGAGAGTTCTGGTCTTGGAGAGGATTCATGAGACGAATTCATGCAGCTAGAGTCTTTTGCTAATGCTTTTCATTTAGATGAATGTGACAGGAGCGACGTTCAGAATGATTGTAATGATGATCTTGACGAAGTGGGGCAGGTGGATGTTTCAACTAGGAATGTTTGAGGATGGACTAAAATGAATTATTCAGCACTCTCCTATTTAGTTTCACCAATTAGGAATTTATTGATATGGTAAGAATTGTTAGATTGGGTTGGGATGAGATGTTGGTTGAAAATAAATTCATGATAGGTTAGAGTGGGAGCAAAAGATGTTATAGTGATCTTGTAGGACGATGGATTTTCTCCATGTAGTCTTGTTTTTGCTTTGTCTCGGAAACCAGAGCAgttcactttatccatgtgtttcttcttcttctctgcACTCTACCCTTTGGGTTGATCAATATGCATTACTCTTTTATGATAAAGATGTTTACTCCTCGTTATATTAATTGTAACATGGCACTGCCCAGAAGGTTTGGCGTGAGCAAGCAGTGCACATCCCAGTGCATCAATCGTGTGAGATACTTTGAACTGGACCCATAGCAGGATTTCAGTGAGGGATATGATGGAAAAGATGTCATGGGTCAAAAAGTAGATCAAGTTTGTGTGTTCAAGGGTGCCGATGACAGCAACAAGCCATGGTTATGCCAAATGACGGAGAATAATACGCACATGAATGCGCAAGTCAATTGGCAATGATTTCATATCTAATATTTCTTTATTCTTTTATCTGTAAAGTAACTAATCCTGTAAAATTAATATTTGCTGCTAATTTTTCTTATATCTTATTTTTACACGTTTGAGCATTGAAAATGGAAAAAAAAAGTGTTTGTGTGTGTGGTGGAAATGCCTCTCACATGATTTCTAAAAAAGGGTTACTCAAAAATTGCATTTTTGAATAATAGAACTACTAAAATGTTGATATGctattttttttttgaggaacctcTATGTGGGACTACTCCTTGGCGGTTCGTGGGAAAGTATTGTGTGAAGGAGGGAAGGCGCTATGATGAAGGTGAGGTGGGCGTCATCCGCTATGTTGAAAGTGAGATGGGTCATCTGACTTCAAAGGAGAGGGCTCCAGCAAGAAATATCCTGCTACGACGAAAAAAAGGGAAGGGCATCGTGGGATTATTTTGTGTGTTAGGAAATTAATGTCCGAACATGTCTGGATGTATGACGAGAAATAAGCTTTGACCTTGAAGAGGACATTGATCATTTATTTGATTCATTATACTTGTTATGAGTTGAGGAAGATTTCTTTTATTATACTTGTTCAAATATCATGCAGATGGAGCTAAAGACAATATTTCTGATATTGTGTgagaatttcttaagcgcatcagGTGGATCTTAATTTGTAACAGATTTTTAGTTGGATAATCGCTCGATACGTATACATGATGAGATTGCCTTTTTTTATTACTCCCTCTATTTCTAAAtttaagtctttctagagatttcccTATGGACTACATACTTTAGAGTGtacataaacatattttagagtgtagattcactcatttttcttcatatgtagtccataataaaatctttaaaaaagacttatatttaggaacggagggagtatcaacttACATTGCAAGTGGAGCGGACTTTGATTATTAGCTGATTATGCCCGTGCTATCTATTCTCTTCATGTGAAATTTAACATGTGTTATGTTTATATAACTCCACCAATatatttcaaaagcccgtggcaacgcacggacacCCTACTAGTGTATTAataaaatgttcaccatatattaACAAAAGCTCGACATACATTTTTAAAACTCATCGTATGTAAAAAAACTGTTCATGATATATTAAAAAAAGTGTTCACCATATACTGAAAAGATAtttataatatataaaaaataaaaaagtaaaagtaagaaaaaaacaggagaaaaaactataatagaaaaataaaaaataagtaaAACAAAGaggaaaaaccaaaagaaaacaaaacaatgtACAACCGAAAAGCAAAAAGGAACTGCTAAAAAAGGAAACATGCAGTGGCAAACAATAGAACGTTCCCGGCCCAAGTCGCTCACATGCGGGCGTTGGCCAGACTAGTTTACGCCGACTAGGATTTGCCGGCAAAGGCGGAGGAAGCGAGGAGTTTCCTATGAGACGTACCTTGTGTCCAACCGTCGACGCATCACACTGGATGTGCGCGCGAGTGAGTTGAGTTGGCCAGCCTATTTTCAGCGCTAAGTAGAGAGCGCTCTGGTTAAGTTTtgagaagcttctagaaggttcagAGACAAATTTTACCGGGTTTGGGAACATTCTTGAAGGTTTTCTGAACCAATATTTTCCTAtttgcttttttcttttctttccattttctctttcttttttattttcttctcctttttgtttcttttcaaaaaattataaacttttaacaaatatgattttcaaaatttgttcggatttattaaaaatatgttcatgtttttcatAGAAGTAAAAAATATGTTTGTTTTTCCAGAAATATTAGAAATTTCGAGATTTGTTCATAATTTCCAAAAAGTATTCATAATTTTCAATAAATGTTCAGAAAATTCATAAATTATTCAGATTCTTAATTTTTTATTCGCTTTTCTCAAAATAATGTTTGAACAACGTGGCGAGAGAGGCTTCGTAGACTCTATGAGTAGTTTTTTTAGGGGTTTCCGACGAGTAGTAGTAGGCCGGGCCGAAGTTCACTTACATTTATTTTTTGAGGGATGGTCGGACGTCATTTACAAGCCGGCCTGTCTTTCAGAACTTGGGCTGCACCAAGCCCAGCCCATAGTCACACACAGCACCCACACTACTCTCCGTCGCTCTCCCAGTGAGAAAGCCCGAGAACCACACCTGAATCTCGACCTCCTCCTCCCAGCGACCAAAtctgccgccgcgccgcccgccggaaGGAACGAATCGAGCCCCGCGGTTGCGCGATGAACACCGACATCACCGCGTCAGTGAAGCCGGAGTACCCGGTGGTGGATCGGAACCCCGCCTTCACCAAGGTCGTCGGCAACTTCTCCGCGCTCGACTACATGCGCCTCTCCACCATCTCCGCCGTCTCCGTCACCGTCGGCTACCTCTCCGGTACGTCCTCCTAGCCCCTAACCTTCTCCCCGTACGGCCGTCCTCTTTCCTTCGCCCCCGGAGGCTCAAATCCGCGTTCTTGGGGGGTGCTCGCAGGGATCAAGCCGGGGATCCGCGGGCCGTCGATGGTGACGGGGGGCCTCATCGGGGTCCTCGGAGGGTTCATGTACGCCTACCAGAACTCCGCCGGACGCCTCATGGGGTTCTTCCCCAACGAATCCGAGGTCGCGCGCTACAAGTACAAGCTGTAGTGGTAGACGGCATCATCATTTCTCCCCGTTTCTCAACCGCAAGTGTTACATCTTTGCTTTTACCTTTCTAATCTCACTTGGCGTGAGCTGCACTTGGTGTGGGCAATGTGTGGTCTTGGTGTAATAAATGGGGTGCCTTGCTGCACAGTAGTGAGGAATTCATGATAATGATTTTACTCGTTTTGTTATGACAGAGTCAAAATTTGATCGCCATTTCGGTGAACTTCTGGAATTGGAGAACTGTTGTGTTAAAATGGATTTTGGTATCTCTAGATTGAGTAGTGTGATTTTCTTTTGCCTCACGTTGGCTAACTGTGGCGTAAGGCTGTCCAAAGAGGTGTCTAGAGAACTTTCTTTATCGAGAGTTACCTGGTGTGAAGCTGTTACGGCCTAGATGTGGTGTGAATATTAGTGCACATGCGTCTCTAGAGAATCTGGGAATATGAAGCAAGGTTGCAGGTTTAGGCAGCAGTTGAGCACACATAAATTCATCAATTCTTACAAGCCCAGGAAATAAATAAGTTTTGCTGCCTGGTAACTTGATCCACATAATGAGTTGATGATAATTGTACTCCCTTCATTTCAAATTAGGTTTCGTTAGGACAAGCCATTGACCAACAAGTACTCTATATATATTCATTAGATTCGTATTTCAAATACTTATTTGTGGTTATGATTTTCTACCACAAAAGTTACATACTTAAGTGTAATACAAAGACTTGTCCTAGGGAAACCTAATATGcaagatattttggaacagaggtaaTATTTGGCAAGTGTGCATCCATGCTTACTTACTTACTTAcgaagccttttatcccaaacaagttggggtaggctagatatgaaaccctttcacgaggacttcccaggaggtcacccatcctagtactactctcgcccaaatgggttacatacccaaaagactggctagtttttacgttggctcgccaagcctatcacaacccttagatatgaaaccctttcacgaggacttcctaggaggtcacccatcctagtactattctcgctcaaatgggtttcatacctatgggactggctagtttttacgttggctcgccaagcctatcacaaccctcctcctttacccgggcttgggaccggctatgcctagaagacataggtAATATTTGGCAAGTGTGCATCCATGCATTTTGAGTTAATATGAAATAAGTTTATTTTTCTTCTTACTTCCATTCACCATCGTGCTTGGTTGGATATGCAATGCTTGATGTATCATAGGAATGAATATATCTGATTATTTGTAGAAAATATGCTAACCTCGTTTATTAAAATGGATCCTGCTGTGAAATAGGGAATCCTTATAGTAAAATTGGaagaaaaaaatgtgtgtgtgtgttggggggggggggggcaactggTACGAGCTCTGCCTTTTAATTAAGTAGAAAAAGAATTCACCAGTCAAAAGAAAAACTGGCTTTAGCTTCTCTTGTTTAGGGATTGTGATTTTGTCTACCTGTAGTAGTAACTATGTTGGGCAGGCTGGCTTGTTGAGGTGAAAGCTCCTCAAAAGATTGTCTAGATGATTCTTTGGTATTTTTGTGGGGAATTACCTGGTGTTACATTACGGTCCATATGTTAGTTGCAATTTGTCAGTTTAGTGCACATGCATCTCAAAAGAATCTGGGAAAGGGAGATACATGGCTGGTTTTAAGGAGCACCTGAACACATAGGAAGTCCATTGATGCTTACTAACCTCTGGAATTGATAAGTTATGGTGCGAAAAAATCTGATCCGGCTGGCAATAGTTGTAGCAACGAGTGTGCTTCCGTGCATTTTGAGTTGGTAGGAGTATGAAATAGAGTGGTTATTCTTGATCTTATTCACCTTCATCGCTTGATGCTCAATTGGAAGTCCATTGCACTAAACTATGTTGGTCAGGCTGGCTTGTTGAGGTGAATGCTCCTCAAAAGATTGTTTGGATGATTCTTCATATTTTTGTGGGGAATTACCTGCTGTTACATTACGGTCCATATGTTAGTTGCAATTTGTCAGTTTAGTGCACATGCATCTCAAAAGAATCTTGGAAAAGGAGATACATGGCTGGTTTTAAGGAGCACCTGAGCACATAGGAAGTCCATTGATGCTTACTAACCTCGGAAATTGATAAGTTATGGTGCGAAAAAAAACCTGATCCGGCTGGCAATAGTTGTATCAACGAGTGTGCTTCCGTACATTTTTAGTTGGTAGGAGTATGAAATAGAGTGGTTATTCTTGCTCTTATTCACCTTCATAGCTTGATGCTCAATTGGAACCTAGTAATAAATTTAAAATTCCTGGCCACTCCCTTGATATTATTCAACATAATCATCTGTTGTTTGGTTGGAATCCACTAATGACATTAAAATTACAGGTTATCTATTTGAGTAGGAACAACTGATCCTACTGTAGAATTTGGAAGATGTGTTAAAATGAATTTTAGCCTGG is a window encoding:
- the LOC123044085 gene encoding NADH-ubiquinone oxidoreductase 20.9 kDa subunit; this encodes MNTDITASVKPEYPVVDRNPAFTKVVGNFSALDYMRLSTISAVSVTVGYLSGIKPGIRGPSMVTGGLIGVLGGFMYAYQNSAGRLMGFFPNESEVARYKYKL